ATTAGATTTGGGACACAGAACAGAATTGAGTAGGAAAATAGAAAGTCACAAACTTTTATAAAAATCCGGACAAGTCTTTGCAGAGGAAATGCGTAAATCTGTACCTAGATACTTTTATTTCCCTGAATCATTCTCCAATTTGCCATTTTCAAGAAACATGTATTGAGAACTTTCTGTTTTTCAGGCTCTGAATCTGGGACTAAAAGAATGAATAATTCACAGTGTATGACCTCAGTGCACTCTTgacctaaaaagaaaaattaacttaaaaatgattttacatGATTTTTAAGACTTGATAAGTGAAGACAATGTTTGGTCAATAATTAATGTCATCAGATTAAGAAAACATAAATCTTTTGGGCAAAGTACAGCCAACTGAATTTTACActattcttgttcttttttgttaaCTGTACCTGAGAAAAGCCAATTTGTGATTTTGTGAATAAATCAACAGAAACCCATGTCATCTCACTGTAGCTAACACAAATGCAAGAGGACAGcctagaaacacacacaaaaaaatctacaCATTGGCTAGTAATAACTTATAAAACGTCATCTATAAAggatcagcaaatatttacttacTGATCACTAGAATTTTTTTAGTACCTATTGGGAGtcaaaatgaaatgaagcaatGCTGTTGCTTCCTTGGCTCTTACTTCATAGTGCATAAGACAGACAATGAACATATAAATAAAGACATCATTGATATAATATGAGATGGCAAGAAGAATTCAATGAGAGGTAAAGCAGGTATGGAGACAATGAAACAGAGAGTGGCTTACGATAGCAAAGGAAGTTTAGACCTTGGGGAAGGACTTTCTTAGATATTTGAGCAGAGAACTGAATAGAATAAGAGAGTGAACCATGAGATCTGGGGACACATTCCAATACAAGGGAAGAGCAGGTTTAAAATCCTTATGTGGCAACAGGTTTGGCATTCTCTATGGACAGCATTCTCCATGGCTAGGGCAGAGTGAGTAGGGAGGGTGGAAGCACATACAGTCATGGAGGTAATTAGAAACCCATCCAGGCTGAGTCTTATAGGCCAtagtaaagaattttattttatgtaaataaagtaAGTATTTAAAGTCATAGGGCTTGGTGAAATTACCTAAGGAGTAactaagagagagagagcaaggtcAATGACAAAGCCCTGGTAAACTCTAATatttaagaaacagaataaaCTAGTAGtcaagaagacaaaggaagaatgTGAAAATTTGTCCAGGAAAAAAGGAACAACTATTTCAAATACCACAGGACCCAAACCATGACTCCTGAAACCATACTTTCTGATCTGCTCTCTTCAACTCAGACAGCTATCATCCCTAGCTATCTCTCAAGCAGTCCTGAATCCTCAGCATTGAAATCAAAATGAAACTACCTCCCTCAGAACAGATTTTTCAGAAgatgaaaaaatttcaaatttcttcttTGCCTCTGTCTTCCTTCCACTTGCATATGTCCCTCTATATATATTCTCCTTTTAACAGAGGATTGTAAATGACTCAGAACTACAAACCTCTTTTAAAATTGGCATACAGTTTTAGGTAATACCATCTGTGACACTTTTAACCACCCTAGAATGATCAAGAACATCTTCTACTTACTgtgataataaaaagaataatatactgTAACCAAGTGTAGTTTATCCCCAAATTACAAGAATactttaacattcaaaaatcaaaaaatgctATCCATCacattaataaacaaaaacaaaactacattaTCAGCTCAGTAGACACAGAAAATCCTAAGTccattcctgattttaaaaagaaaaatactatgaaaagaaaaaacaggaatcAAAGGGAACTCCCTTATGCGATAAAGATCATCTGTGAAAAATCTACATAAGGAATAGTGGGAAAATGAGATTATTCCCTAATATAAACAATGGGACAGAAATTTAAGTTCTCCTCATTTCCATTTAACAGTGTATTGGAaattctagccagtgcaataaggcaagaaaaagaaataaaactactcAAATTAGAAAGAAGGAGATAAAACTGCTTTTTTTCGTAGACAACACAATTGTGTATGtagaaaatcaaaatgaataaacaaaagaagctactaaaactaataagtgagtttagtgAGATTGCAAGATACAAATATActagcataaagacagacatataaacaaatgagactggatagagaaaccagaaataaacccaaatatgaTCAACCAATATTTGACAAGGGCACCAAGAATACACAGTGGAGAAAGTATAGTCCCTTCAACAAATGTTATTGAGAAAACCagatttccacatgcaaaagaatgaagttggatgcTAATCACAcagcatacacaaaaattaatccaACATGAATTAAAAACTTACATAAATGTAAATCCTGAAACTATCAAACTCTTAggagaaaatgcagagaaaaatgTTCATGATTTTGGTCTTGGCAACACTTTCTTAGCTATGACACCAaatgcacaggcaacaaaagcaaaactaaacaagTTGGACTAcatcaaatatttaaaagctgCTTCTCttcaaaggaaacagtcaacagagtAAAATGACAACCTATGGAataggagaagatatttgcaaatcatatatctgataagggattactATCTAAAATATACAACTAACTTgtacaactcaatagaaaaaaaagtaattgaattagaagatgggcaaaagatctaaacagACATTTGTCCAAAGAAGATGTAAAAATggacaacaggtatatgaaaagatgttcatcatcactcttcatcagaaaaatgcaaatcaaaaccacaatgaaatatcacctcacatatgttaggatggctattctcaaaaagtcaaaagataagtgttggagagggtgtggaagaaaaaaataaacacttgtTCATTGttactgggaatgtaaattggtatacaATCCAGCAACTCCATTTCTGGGtttttatccaaagaaaatgaaatcagtatctcaaagatctatctgcactttcatgttaattgcagcattaGTCACTGTGGCTAAGATAGAGTAAAAACTTGTGTctatagatggatgaatggataaaggaaatgtggtatacatatacaatggagtattatttattaatagctataaaaaagaacagaagataCCAGCatctgtgacaacatggatgaacctggaggacattatgctaagtgaaataatccagacccagaaaggcaaatactgtatgatatcaattatatgtggaatctaaaaaagtccaactcacagaagcagagaacaATGGTTTCCAGTGGCTGGAGGTGGAGGAAAAGAATATATTGATCAAAGGGAACAaattttcagttataaaatgaaCAAGTTCTGGAGATTTAATATGCAGCATGGGTGGTGATGGGTGCATTGATTAATTTGTTTCTGATAATGATTACACAATGTAATGATTATTACAGTACATATATCAAGTCATCAAATTATacaccatatatatgtgtgtgtgtatatatatatatatacacaatctgtattcaataaatctttttaaactaaaaaattttaatgggcaaaagatctgaataggtaTTTTTCCAAAATGATATACAACTGGTCAACAGGTATACGAAAAGATCTTAACATCATTCATCAacaggggaatgcaaatcaaaccacaatgagatatcatctcacacctgttaggatggttttttttttttttttaagaaaagaaatgtttgtgaGGACATGGAGtaattggaacccttgtacactgttgtgGGAAACGTAAGATAATGCAGCttctatgggaaacagtatgaagttttctcaaaaaactgaagatagaattatcatatgacccagcaataaATATCCAATACTTctgagtatttatccaaaagaattgaaaccaAGATATCAATATGtgtgcaatgtgtgtgtgtgtgtgtgtactcccATGATCACtgaagcattattcatagtagctgAGAtgtggaaataacctaaatgtccactgGCATatgaagagataaagaaaatgtggtacagttGGTCCTCTGCCTCTGTGGGTTCCACAgtcatggattcaaccaaccttgGATCAAAATGGTTGAAAAACAATTGTGTCTGTACTGAATGTGTatagacttttttcttgtcattatttttaaaacaatacagtataacaactatgtAAATAGCACTTATgaatagcatttacattgtattagggattataagtaatctagagatcatttaaagtatacaagaagATGTGCGTaagtttatatgcaaatattacatcattttagatcagggacttgagcatctgcagatttggGTATTTGTGGAAGGTCCTGGAAACAATCCCCCATGGAGATCAAGGGATGACTATATATATTAGAATAttactcatcttttaaaaagaaggaaatcttacCATATGCAActacatagatgaaccttgaaaacattatgctaagtgaaataagccagtcacagaaagacaaatactacatgatttcaCTTtaaggtatctaaaatagtcaaactcataaaagcaaaaatagaatggtggttgccaggtgcTTGGGGACAGGAAGAGTAAGGAATTGTAGTCCAGTAGGTATAAAGTtccagttatgcaagatgaataaattctggagattTGCTGTAGAACATCATACTTATGGTTAACAACACCATACTAAACtcaaaatttgttaagagggtaaATCTCATGTTATCTGTTCTTGCCAcaagttacaaaaattaaaaagactgaccatgCTAAGTTTTGGTGAGGATTTGGAAGAACTGGAACTCTCATGCACTGTtatcactgttggtgggaatgtttaGTGATACAACCACTTTGAGAACAGTTTGGCTGTTTCCTAAGAAATTAaacatatacctactatgtaaTCCAACCACTTCACCTTTAGGTATTTACCTAAAAAAACTGAAAGTATATATCCATATAAAGGTTGTTCATGAATATTCACAGCAGGTTTgcttataatagccaaaaagtggaaacaattaAAATCCCcataaatagatgaatgaataaacgaaCATGGTATACAATGTAATAATGCTCAGCAATAATGTGGAATGGATTATTGATATACACAACAATGttaatgtttctcaaaataattatgctaagtAGAAGAAGTCAGATATGAGTCCATtgacataaaatttatataaaattcaaactaATGTAAAGGACAAAAAGCAGACCAGTAGTGGCCTGAGAGTGTAGATGGGTAATGATGGGAAGGGGCACATGGGAGGAAGTGTAGTAGGTATAAGGAAACTTGGGAAGTGATGTacatgttcattatcttgattgtggtgatggtttcatgagtgtatacatgtcaaaacttatcagattgcacactttaaatatatatggtTTATTGCATGTCAAATCtcaataaaactatattttaaagttttagtaAATTAGAAGGGATTTCAGATACATCTTTTGAATGATGTATTTTGATAATGATAgacataacaaaaataacaaagtaaatatacacatatgtctatatatacaattccatatttttaaatgctaataaatagtaataaataacaataatccGTGTTTGGAAAGGAATATTGAATTCCTTAGGTAATCACTTAAGACTGAAAAAGAAGACCTGAAGGGAAGGTTAGTGCCTGCTTCTAGGCACTAAGCCGATTAGCTATTTATTGAAGCACTCTGAGCCAAGAGATATTCTGGAAGGGCTTTGAAGGCAATACTTTACCTGAGCCCACCTGCTCTTTCTGAGGGAGTTATAGATTCCCCCAGGCTCTCCTCATTGGCCTACAAGAGGGCTGAAATGAGTTCCATGAACTTCATAATAATGTGAATCCATCAAACTCACCCATCTCAGCCCACAACTACCAAACACGGAGATCAAGAATGCAACTGAAACCCAGAAAACCTCTGAAGCAAACTATAACCAGGAACTAGGGcctgggagaaggagaagaaagagtgcAGAAGGGTGGTTATCAGATAAGAGTATGTACTTTGGAGTCAGAGACCTGAAAATAGAACCTCCCTCATGTGCCACTTTCTTGTTACATCTAGTCAAGTCACATAATGTCTCTGAGTCTTagattttccttcttcttttgctAAATGGGGtcaataaaaattacttttcattAACATTGTTAGGAGAGCTAAAATAAAGGATTCATGTAAAGCTTTTAGCATTGTACCTAGGATATGGTAAGTGTGCACTAGCTTaagaattaagttaaaaaaattatttgagaactCGACTCCTGGAAATGTCCAGGTTTAAAGCTAATCTGGGCCCAGGAGGGTCTGTTCCAGAAAGTTCTGCAATAAAGAGGCCCAGAGATCAGCTATGGGTCCCTCTGCCCATCACTACTCACTAGGCTGTGGAGCCTGGACAAGCACCATAATAACATGAATTAATAACAGTAATTAATAACACTAAATAATGTTTATAACATTACCGAATGCCCTCCAATTATCCAAATATACCAAGTTATTGTGAGAATAAATGAGATACATGTAAATCATGTTCCAGAGTAAGTGCTCATTAAGTATTATTTCACAGAGGAGAAGCAGGCTGAACGGCACTAATTAATCTGAAGCCACACTGCTAAGAAGTGGCAGACTGGATACTTTGGTACCAAGTTCTGAGTTCTTTCCACAACAAAGATATGTCTAACACCCACCACAGATGTTGATGTGCTCCGAAAATATTTGCGTGACAgttaatatttggaaaatgatCCTCAAGAGGCATTCTGTGGTATTCCTTCACCCCAATCTGCAGTTTGTAAATGATTACTACAAGAGCGGATATGTGATCCCAAACCTCTTGGCTATAGGTGCTAATTGTTCCCCTATACCTTTTCTTAAATATGCCCAGCCAActcctttataaaatatttattatacctCCTTAAAACGAACATTGCTTAAATTCAGAAGTTGCTGTTTAATCTACACACTTCACTTTATCATGCacaactatacacacacacacatacacaaagtcACATTATACAATACTAGCACATAGGGGCTATAAAATGAATGCTGTTGACTGCCATCTACACCAACAGATTGGACTTTTACCTTTTCTTCACcagatgaaaggaaaaagaaaactacaataaCAATAAATTCTGGTTGAGGGATTATATAGAGTAGGCAATAGATTACAGCTAGCAACAGTGTGCATGTCAGATAGGAGCTCAGGCCTAGCTGGGTAGAAGCCTCACCCAACTACTTGCTTGCTGACCTTGAGACTATTACTCAATATCTCTAAGCCTCAAGTGCCTCACTTACCTAAAAAGCAGAGATAATAATAGAACCTACCTCATAGGGATGTCCCGtaaattaaatcaaataattCCTATAGCAAGCTTATTGTTAAGTCCTGGAAGATAATAATGCCTAATAAGTgtaatttgttgttgttattattattattacagttttCCTTGTTATTCAAAAAATCACAGAAACAAGaagacaacaaaaaaaagaaagaataaatggataaatgacgAAATTTGGAAAATCTCTTTGGATCAAAACAGTAGTTGTATTTGTAGACTGCTTTataattttccaaatattcttgCTTCACTCATCAAGTATTTATTGTGTCAGGCAATGCACTGCGTTCTGCAGATACTAGTGAATAAGACAGAGGCAATCCTTGTCCATTTATGCATTAGATCCTCAAAACCACAGTCCTATAAGGTAGATAAATCtacttgacagatgagaaaactgatgacTGAAGAAGTTACAACTTAAAAGCAGACACTGGAACCTGAggttcaaatatttattgagtgcctttcACGTGCTAGGTGCTATACTAGGAACTGGACATACAGAAATGAagctcagattaaaaaaaattgctctCATGTTGCTTACTTTCTAGTTGTGAGCACTAGAAAATGTCAAACACATAAAACATCTAATATGTCAGATGGTGAATACACAGAATAATAAATCAGAAAGTGGAGATGGGGAGTTCAGGTGCGATTTTGCATAGGGTTACCTGAGAAACCTCTCCAGAAGGTGCTAttgagaaaagacagaaaagatgGGGAAACTAAAGAATGATATATTTCACAGGGGTCCATTTAGggtcttcaagaagcctttgatTTGCTCCGGGCTTTCCTAACGGCCTCTTTTACCTCCTTGTTTCTCAGGCTATAGATAAGGGGATTCAGCATTGGGGTCACCACGGTGTAGAGCACAGACACCACTCGGTCTCCCTCAGAGGACTGGCCTGTGTTGTCTCGCAGGTACATGAAGATGAGGGTGCCAAAGAAAAGAGCCACGGCAGTGAGGTGGGAGGCGCAGGTGGAGAAGGTCTTGGCCCGGCCTCCAGCAGAGCGGATGTGCAGGATGGCCACGATGATAAACAGGTAGGACACCAAGATCACCAAGATACAGACAGGCATGACAAAAACAGCAAACACAATAATCACCACTTCCTGAGCGTAGCTGTCCCCACAGGAGAGTTTTAATAGAGGAGGGAGGTCACAGAAAATGAAGTTGATTTCATTGTTTCCACAAAAGGAGAGAGTGAAGGCTGTGACCGTTCGAACAAAGGCACTGAAAAAACCAGCAACGTAAGCCCCAGTGACTAAACCCCAGCAGGCCTTCTCGGTCATGATGGTGACATAAAGCAGGGGCTGGCACACGGCCGTGTAGCGGTCATAGGCCATGATGGCCAGGAGGTAGCAGTCGATGGAGGCaaagaaggtgaagaggaagaacTGAGCTGCACAGCGAGCCTGGGAGACGGTTGTGCCGTTCTCCCACAGCACAGCCAGCATCTGAGGGATGATGGTGGACGCGTAGCAGACGTCCACCAAGGAAAGGTGGCTGAGGAAGAAGTACATTGGGGTGTGGAGCCGACGATCTCCGCGGATCAGAAGGATCATGCCTGTGTTCCCTAATGTAGTGGCAAGATAGAAACTCAAAAATACGAGGAAGAGAGGAACCCTCCACTGGAGACGTTCAGTAAATGCAGTAAGGAAGAACTCCGTCACTACGGTGTAATTCCTTTCAGCCATCCATCCAGTGGTTCACCTGCAACGGCTAAGACAAGAGCCAGAGGAGGGGACACCTCAAGAGAAGTTGAAATGATTTCAAGTAACAAAGCTTTAAATTGAATGTCTTACATGTTGGCACTCAACTTCAACACACTTTTCAGTCAAAGATAGATATAGACAGATAAAGAGCTCACTCACTGTAACAGAAGATAAAGAGTGATGAATGCTTCTATCATAGAAAGAACAGAGAGCAAGTGGTTCCCAGACTTACAAGTCAGCACTTGTATTTGCAACTGTCCCCAATTAGCTGTTTGATCTTACACAAGGCACTTAACCTCTccgaacctcagtttccttctctgccaAAAGGGGATCATAATGCTCACCCTGCTTATGAGATAAGGTTAATGCATAGGTTAAAACAGAGGCAAAAGCACATTGCACATTGGAAAGCTAAAAGCACTCCACATATATAAGGCggctatttaaaattttaaatgaatgttttaaggaaggaaaatttatattctcttaacaaaaacatataaacaaaaatatctatTAGCAATCAGCAATGGGCTCTGCTTGTAGGAATATTACTATTCTCAGTCTAACAACATGAAAGTTTAACAAACAGCTGTTACCCTAATTAGAGTTGACTGGCTTATTAAGGGTGTACATAAACACATACTCAAATGTTAACCTTGAAATCAAAAGAGCAAACGTAAGTTTTTTTAGGCACCTAACAAAGCTCCATAAACCTTGTTTGGTCATTCTCAAAGCCCCTAATAAAAACAGTAGCTTGAAAATAAACAGCATCCAAATttgaaagcagaaatatttttgtaGTCTGGTGTTGTCTGAGTGCTGTTGGAGGAATTCAGGTTAATAAATTTGGGGGTTCTTAGTGGAGTTCTAGAACAGGGCTGTAAAGGAGGGCTTCCATAGTGTTTGAATACCTGATGTACCGGCAGCCAGACCAATACTGAGCTGATCCATTAAGGagaataacaaagaaaacaaattagatCTGAAAGTCATGAGCTGGACACAAACTGTCCTCGCCTGAATTCTACTTTGCTAATGCCCTCCTCTTTTGTTTCGTGTGTCGTCTGCCCATCACCTGCCAATCCAAAGGACACCTGGCTTCTAGTTTACCCACACTGCATGTaagaccctgggcaagtcatatttcctctctgggcttcagttacCTTGTCTTTGTTCCCTTCCCATAAACAAAATTGCAGATATCCCCATAATCATAGCAACCTGATGAGATGGGGTCACTTCCAATACTTCTGTGTTTTATTCTCACTTCTaggagtctctctctttcctctaccCCTTGACAAAGCAATATATCCCTGACACTAGTGTTTCCTTAGATTTTTTTTAGACTTACTTTGAGATAACAAGGCTAGGGGACCAGACTTTCTCCCTGAGCTTCCAATCTAGCATGAAACCTTGCTGATGTGCTTCTTATATTCGCTGTCCCAGCATCACATCCTAATTGGTTCCCGAGGTGATTCTCCAGAGGAAGGTGATTTATCTTCATATGACTTCCTAACAAGGTGTCTAATTAATATCTTTGAAAGTTTCTCTTGAATTTCAAACTTCCAAACCCCATCCCTCAGCAAGGTTCCTAGTCTTGTCTTCTTCCTGCCTTATGCCAAAAGAAATGTACTTCTTTGAAGGTTTCCTATATCTCAGTTGGGAGTTTTTTCAGGGGTTTTACCCAATGCCACCCCAGCCAGCTATGAACTGATCCCCAAAGGAGGCTTTAATAAGCATACGCTTTTGCTCCCCATTGCCAAAACATGCTGTCATTGATGACTTCGAAAGTTCACCATTTGGCAGAAGCAGAGAATGGTGCAGGTGGGGAGTCATAAGATAAAATGTTGGAGAGGCCAGAGTGGGCGGGCTGTGAACAGACTTCCACCAGGCAAGCTGAGCAAATTCTTGAGGGTAACCAACCCCTCCACCATAGCActagttctcaaacttcagtgcgCATAAGAATTTatccaaagaattttttttaaatgtgaatagcAGTGCCCCACCTCCATAGATCGATGCAGATGCAGTACATCTGCCATGGGAGCAGTATCTACATTATGAAGAGGCATACCAGTGGATTTCCATACAGTAAATCTCCAAAAATTGTGGCAACAATGTCTTGGGATTGGGACCTCTAGGCCTGCCTGCCCCTCTGTATGTCCTGCCATAAACTAAAGTAAAATGATAAAGACATGTTCTTGCAAAGTATGATTTCTCCAAAGTCCTATCAGTGCCTTTCTTCCTCACAGGAGACACGAGATAGGGTGAATGTGATGTTTCCCTgtcttacaaattttaaaaacctagatACAGAAAGGACTCCGGAGCTTCTTGGCAGCAAAACAATGACTTGGACCAGGTCAGTGCTCAGTTGATCTGGAATATGGCGCTAGGCAAAAGGACCccagggcagtggttctcaagcttcACTGAACATTAGAATTACCTGGGAAGCAATTTCTGAGGCCCAGATTATACCCCTTAACAATTGAATCAGAATGCCTGAGTGTAGGAGCCGAACACAGCAATTTTCTTAAATTCCCTGGTGATTATAACATGTAGCAGATTTGAGAACCATACCGGAAGGCTTCTACTTTGAAGGCCTTACCTTTCCCCAGGTGTCACAGGTAGACGTTCCAGGAAAATATGTTCACTGTTCTCATAAATCTGGAGACCACTGAATACTATATTCTTCACATGGAAAATCACATTACATATTAGCATATTAAAGGATCTACAAAATCCTATAATTAAGAAAccttggcaaactaacacaggaacagaaaaacaaataccacatattctcacttataagtgggagctaaatgatgagaatacatgaacacatagaggggaacaacatacaccggggcctattggagggtggaag
This portion of the Macaca mulatta isolate MMU2019108-1 chromosome 14, T2T-MMU8v2.0, whole genome shotgun sequence genome encodes:
- the LOC703304 gene encoding olfactory receptor 9Q2 translates to MAERNYTVVTEFFLTAFTERLQWRVPLFLVFLSFYLATTLGNTGMILLIRGDRRLHTPMYFFLSHLSLVDVCYASTIIPQMLAVLWENGTTVSQARCAAQFFLFTFFASIDCYLLAIMAYDRYTAVCQPLLYVTIMTEKACWGLVTGAYVAGFFSAFVRTVTAFTLSFCGNNEINFIFCDLPPLLKLSCGDSYAQEVVIIVFAVFVMPVCILVILVSYLFIIVAILHIRSAGGRAKTFSTCASHLTAVALFFGTLIFMYLRDNTGQSSEGDRVVSVLYTVVTPMLNPLIYSLRNKEVKEAVRKARSKSKAS